One window from the genome of Pseudomonadota bacterium encodes:
- a CDS encoding FMN-binding negative transcriptional regulator, whose product MYQPPAFREDREDILHALMRAHPFATLVISTATGIEANHLPLLLDDPDAGQAGLSGHFSKGNPLLHAFEGSSGGLPALAIFHGPENYISPGWYPSKAADGKAVPTWNYAVVHAHGVLRAMTDPANLRTHLDALSAGQEAGRSPPWSPADAPEDYLASMMKGITGFTMEIDRLEGKWKLGQNRSAEDRTGVIHGLTGEENASAAELAAITPR is encoded by the coding sequence ATGTATCAACCGCCGGCCTTTCGGGAAGATCGCGAAGATATCCTGCATGCACTGATGCGTGCGCACCCGTTCGCGACCTTGGTAATCTCTACTGCGACCGGCATTGAAGCCAATCATCTGCCGCTCCTGTTGGATGATCCGGACGCCGGTCAGGCAGGCCTGAGTGGCCATTTCTCCAAGGGAAACCCGCTACTCCACGCGTTTGAAGGATCGAGCGGTGGACTGCCGGCGCTCGCCATCTTTCACGGACCTGAGAATTATATTTCTCCCGGCTGGTATCCCTCCAAGGCGGCTGACGGCAAGGCGGTGCCGACCTGGAATTATGCCGTCGTACACGCCCATGGCGTATTGCGGGCGATGACAGACCCGGCAAACCTCCGCACTCATCTCGATGCGCTCTCGGCCGGACAAGAAGCAGGGAGATCGCCACCTTGGTCGCCCGCGGATGCGCCGGAAGATTATCTCGCCTCGATGATGAAAGGCATTACCGGATTCACCATGGAAATCGACCGCCTCGAAGGCAAATGGAAACTCGGCCAGAACCGCAGCGCTGAAGACCGCACCGGCGTCATCCACGGTTTGACCGGCGAAGAGAATGCGAGCGCGGCGGAACTCGCCGCGATCACCCCCAGGTGA